In a single window of the Bacillus carboniphilus genome:
- a CDS encoding ATP phosphoribosyltransferase regulatory subunit codes for MTKPFMFEKPLGMRDTLPNLHIGKRRVTQKIEEEMKSWGYQLIQTPTLEYYETIGRTSAIDDQKLFKLLDQQGHTLVLRPDMTTPIARVAASKLAQDTTPLRLSYSANVFRSQQREGGRPAEFSQAGVELIGDSTTSADGEVIALLVGSLKRAGLESFTLAIGHMQFVDSFFYEILGTEERVQELKRYLFEKNYVGYREHIQSLSLSSIDRGRLQQFLTLIGDENVIDRAKELSNDQAVREAIEQIEKLFDILKDFQVMDNVKLDLTLVSHMSYYTGILFEVYANQVGFPVGNGGRYDKLVRQFGTNEAATGFGIHVDRLLEALSLKEDSEPTTLIVYSSEQRKEAIEKANELRTQGTNAVVQDVAGIKELDKFTKPFSDVYYFFGERRRDA; via the coding sequence ATGACAAAGCCATTTATGTTTGAAAAACCACTCGGGATGAGGGATACACTACCGAATTTACATATTGGAAAGCGAAGAGTCACACAGAAGATTGAGGAGGAAATGAAGAGCTGGGGGTACCAATTGATCCAAACCCCGACTCTTGAATACTACGAAACCATCGGTAGAACGTCGGCAATTGACGATCAAAAGCTTTTTAAGCTCCTAGATCAACAGGGGCACACCCTTGTTCTCAGACCGGATATGACGACTCCAATCGCAAGGGTTGCAGCATCAAAACTTGCTCAAGATACGACACCATTACGCTTAAGCTACAGCGCGAATGTTTTTCGTTCCCAACAAAGAGAAGGTGGGCGCCCGGCGGAATTTTCCCAAGCGGGTGTTGAGTTAATTGGGGATTCAACGACTAGTGCAGATGGTGAAGTGATTGCATTACTAGTGGGATCTCTAAAGAGAGCGGGTCTTGAGAGCTTTACACTTGCCATTGGTCATATGCAGTTTGTGGATTCCTTCTTCTATGAAATATTAGGGACAGAAGAGCGAGTCCAAGAATTAAAACGATACTTATTTGAAAAAAATTATGTGGGGTATCGTGAACATATTCAGTCGCTATCCTTATCATCGATTGATCGTGGAAGACTTCAACAATTTTTAACGCTAATTGGGGATGAAAACGTAATAGACCGGGCAAAAGAGTTATCGAATGATCAAGCTGTACGGGAAGCCATTGAGCAAATTGAAAAACTGTTTGATATTCTCAAAGATTTTCAAGTGATGGACAATGTAAAGTTAGATTTAACATTAGTCAGTCACATGAGTTATTACACAGGGATTCTTTTCGAAGTTTATGCAAATCAGGTTGGTTTTCCTGTTGGAAATGGTGGCCGATATGACAAGCTTGTTCGTCAATTTGGAACCAATGAAGCAGCAACAGGTTTTGGGATTCATGTAGATCGCCTACTTGAAGCGCTCAGCCTAAAAGAAGATTCAGAACCTACAACACTTATCGTCTATAGTTCCGAGCAACGTAAAGAAGCCATAGAAAAAGCAAATGAACTAAGAACACAAGGAACTAACGCTGTCGTTCAAGATGTTGCCGGCATCAAAGAATTAGATAAATTTACAAAACCGTTTTCAGATGTTTATTATTTTTTCGGTG
- a CDS encoding acyltransferase, which translates to MRKTERFPVEGANSLWHVYKTVPFWKVVKNFMVIQLARYTPFLGMKNWLYRVFLRMNIGDQTSFALMVMLDVMFPEKIKVGRNTVIGYNTTILAHEYLIKEYRLGDVVIGDEVMIGANSTILPGVTIGDGAIVSAGTLVHKDVPAGSFVGGNPMRVIYTAEERALREQNNG; encoded by the coding sequence ATGAGGAAAACAGAACGATTTCCAGTCGAAGGGGCAAACTCCTTATGGCATGTCTATAAAACCGTTCCATTTTGGAAGGTTGTAAAGAACTTTATGGTCATCCAATTAGCGAGATACACGCCGTTTCTAGGGATGAAAAATTGGCTGTACCGCGTGTTTCTACGGATGAACATTGGAGATCAAACATCTTTTGCCTTAATGGTTATGTTAGATGTGATGTTTCCAGAAAAAATAAAGGTCGGCAGAAACACCGTTATTGGCTACAACACCACGATTCTCGCACACGAATATTTAATTAAAGAATATCGACTTGGCGATGTGGTAATTGGTGATGAGGTCATGATTGGTGCGAATTCGACCATATTGCCAGGAGTTACGATTGGAGATGGAGCCATCGTTTCTGCGGGAACGCTTGTTCATAAGGATGTTCCGGCTGGGTCGTTCGTGGGCGGAAATCCAATGAGAGTCATATATACGGCGGAAGAGCGTGCGTTGCGTGAACAGAATAATGGTTAA
- the ppaX gene encoding pyrophosphatase PpaX: MATQVDTILFDLDGTLIDTNELIIQSFLHTMETYFPGQYEREHVLPFMGPTLKETFESVNPSKVDEMIETYREFNLREHDRLVKEFAGVAETVDALVRNGYKIGIVTTKIRSTVMKGLKLTKLEPHFPVIVALDDVEKPKPDPEPVEKAMALLGAVPEKTIMVGDNHHDILGGKNAGTLTAGVAWSAKGEEHLAQYKPDYMLQNMTDLLDILGVNRK, from the coding sequence ATGGCCACTCAAGTTGATACAATACTATTTGATTTAGATGGAACTTTAATTGATACCAATGAGTTAATTATTCAGTCGTTTCTTCATACGATGGAAACGTATTTTCCTGGGCAGTATGAACGGGAGCATGTTCTTCCTTTTATGGGTCCAACTCTGAAAGAAACGTTTGAATCTGTAAATCCATCGAAAGTAGATGAAATGATTGAAACGTACCGAGAATTTAATCTTCGTGAGCATGATCGCCTTGTGAAGGAGTTTGCGGGTGTAGCTGAAACGGTTGACGCCTTGGTCCGAAACGGCTATAAAATTGGAATTGTTACAACGAAGATTCGTAGTACCGTTATGAAAGGGTTGAAGCTAACGAAGCTTGAACCTCATTTTCCAGTGATTGTCGCTTTGGATGATGTAGAAAAGCCAAAACCAGATCCAGAGCCGGTTGAAAAAGCGATGGCGTTGCTAGGAGCTGTTCCTGAAAAAACGATTATGGTCGGAGATAACCATCATGATATTTTAGGTGGTAAAAATGCGGGAACCCTCACAGCAGGTGTAGCCTGGTCTGCGAAAGGTGAAGAACACCTTGCACAATACAAGCCTGATTATATGCTCCAGAACATGACGGATTTACTGGATATACTAGGTGTGAACCGCAAATGA
- a CDS encoding nucleoside recognition domain-containing protein codes for MLLSSCKKGLQVGLKTTWTLGKVIFPVTLLVYILQFTPVLPWVIDLISPIMGVFGLSGEAAIPLVLGNTLNLYAGIGAILSIDLTVKEVFILAVMLSFSHNLFIETGVALKVGVKLWVILLVRLGLASVSAILINLLWKGGGSIAQYGLLPAKESTPDTWGAIVFEGLQKASLGILQLALIVIPLMVIMQILKDKKWLDVFSRWMAPVTRGLGMKENTSMTLVAGLTIGLAYGAGIMIQAVKEDGVSRKDATLAFIFLVACHAVVEDTLIFVPLGIPILPLLLIRLCTAVALTIVVATIWKRAEWNKRKEPTYGHSS; via the coding sequence ATGCTTTTGTCGTCCTGTAAGAAAGGTCTACAGGTAGGTCTTAAGACGACTTGGACATTAGGAAAAGTTATTTTTCCTGTTACATTACTTGTATATATTTTACAGTTCACACCGGTTTTACCGTGGGTGATTGACCTTATTTCTCCAATCATGGGTGTGTTTGGATTAAGTGGAGAAGCTGCCATTCCGTTGGTTTTAGGTAATACCTTAAACTTATATGCAGGGATTGGAGCGATCCTATCTATAGATTTAACGGTAAAAGAAGTCTTCATATTAGCCGTGATGCTTTCGTTCTCACATAATTTATTTATTGAGACCGGCGTTGCGTTAAAGGTGGGAGTCAAGCTCTGGGTCATTCTTTTGGTAAGACTCGGGCTTGCATCTGTTTCGGCCATTTTAATCAATCTCCTCTGGAAGGGTGGGGGAAGCATTGCTCAATATGGGCTGCTTCCTGCTAAAGAAAGTACACCCGATACATGGGGAGCCATTGTATTTGAGGGCTTACAAAAAGCGAGTCTTGGAATTCTCCAGCTTGCTTTAATTGTGATTCCGCTGATGGTTATTATGCAGATTCTCAAAGATAAAAAATGGCTGGATGTATTTTCACGCTGGATGGCGCCTGTCACTAGAGGACTTGGAATGAAGGAAAATACATCCATGACATTGGTTGCCGGGTTAACGATTGGCCTGGCTTACGGTGCAGGAATCATGATTCAGGCCGTCAAAGAAGATGGCGTAAGTCGTAAGGATGCTACTCTCGCGTTTATATTCCTTGTCGCGTGCCACGCGGTAGTAGAGGATACGTTAATCTTTGTGCCACTCGGCATCCCGATTCTTCCGTTACTACTCATTCGATTATGTACAGCGGTTGCTTTAACCATTGTGGTTGCAACGATTTGGAAACGGGCAGAATGGAATAAAAGAAAGGAACCAACCTATGGCCACTCAAGTTGA